A region of Kribbella sp. NBC_01245 DNA encodes the following proteins:
- a CDS encoding IS110 family transposase → MEQTQDVEEIIARVAALDIGKAELVCCVRIPDPGRPGRRLQEVDRYSTMTRSLLRLADRLVELGVSRVVMEATSDYWKPPFYLLEAAGLETWLVNAKDVKHLPGRPKTDRLDAVWLCKVAERQMLRASFVPPLPIRQLRDLTRYRVDLVNACTAEKNRVEKLLEDACIKVSVVASDIFGVSGRDMLAALAGGERDPKVLAQLARSRMRAKIGDLEEAFTGYFTDHHAYLLAKMLARIDQIEADIADLEDRIGDQIAPFAEAVERLDEIPGIGRVTAHVIIAEIGTDMTRFPTPGHLASWARFAPGVKESAGKKKGTGATGHGNSYLARVLGEAAVCAGKTDTFLGERYRRIARRRGRKKAIVAVGRSILVIVWHLLSDPDAHFHDLGPDFYDNRINPERKRRNHVRQLQALGYNVTLEPVA, encoded by the coding sequence CTGGAGCAGACGCAGGATGTCGAGGAGATCATCGCGCGGGTCGCGGCGCTGGACATCGGTAAGGCCGAGTTGGTGTGTTGTGTGCGGATTCCGGATCCGGGCCGGCCGGGGCGCCGGTTGCAGGAGGTGGACCGGTATTCGACGATGACGCGGTCGTTGTTGCGGCTGGCTGACCGGCTGGTCGAGCTGGGGGTGTCGCGGGTGGTGATGGAGGCGACCTCGGACTATTGGAAGCCGCCGTTCTATCTGCTGGAGGCGGCCGGGTTGGAGACCTGGCTGGTGAACGCCAAGGATGTGAAGCATTTGCCGGGTCGGCCGAAGACCGACCGGCTGGATGCGGTGTGGTTGTGCAAGGTGGCGGAGCGGCAGATGCTGCGGGCCAGTTTCGTGCCGCCGTTGCCGATCCGCCAGTTGCGGGATCTGACCCGGTATCGGGTTGATTTGGTGAACGCGTGCACTGCGGAGAAGAACCGGGTGGAGAAGCTGCTGGAAGATGCCTGTATCAAGGTGTCGGTGGTCGCGTCGGACATTTTCGGGGTGTCGGGGCGGGACATGCTGGCCGCGCTGGCCGGGGGTGAGCGGGACCCGAAGGTGCTGGCGCAGTTGGCCCGGTCCCGGATGCGGGCCAAGATCGGTGACCTGGAAGAAGCCTTCACCGGATACTTCACCGACCACCACGCCTATCTGCTGGCCAAGATGCTGGCCCGGATCGACCAGATCGAAGCCGATATCGCCGACCTCGAAGACAGGATCGGCGACCAGATCGCCCCTTTCGCCGAGGCGGTGGAACGACTCGATGAGATCCCCGGCATCGGGCGGGTCACCGCGCACGTGATCATCGCCGAAATCGGGACCGACATGACCCGGTTCCCCACCCCGGGCCACCTGGCGTCGTGGGCCAGGTTCGCCCCCGGGGTTAAAGAATCGGCCGGGAAGAAGAAAGGCACCGGCGCCACCGGCCACGGCAACTCCTACCTGGCCCGGGTCCTGGGCGAGGCCGCCGTCTGCGCCGGTAAAACCGACACCTTCCTCGGCGAACGCTACCGGCGCATCGCCAGACGCCGCGGCCGCAAGAAAGCCATCGTCGCGGTCGGCCGCTCCATCCTGGTCATCGTCTGGCACCTGCTATCCGATCCCGACGCCCACTTCCACGACCTCGGCCCCGACTTCTACGACAACCGCATCAACCCCGAACGGAAACGACGCAACCACGTCCGCCAACTCCAAGCCCTCGGCTACAACGTCACCCTCGAACCCGTCGCCTGA
- a CDS encoding acyltransferase family protein, producing MHEIDLLRIIAAMAVVLYHYLFSAYAGDHSELEFPTGGLIARYGYLGVDLFFMISGFVVLLSAWNRKPKAFVVSRVVRLYPAYWIAVTLTAVVSVLFSQGRFPVGAVQYVANLTMFNSLPNIENVDVVYWTLWAELRFYMIIFVLTLIGITKTRVTIALWAWLGLTFVYQTGVLPSAADLVLNTQFSHYFIAGMALCMIYRFGMSLQAGAIIAICLGNAVYRAMEFSDAVQNRYSAEIHNGVVVAIIVLIFLVLTLVALKLTHRFARPWFVVLGALTYPLYLIHAHIGFIIFERLGTHLNRYLLVTLTVLVMLAAAYAINRFVETPLAPRLKKALDRLTFRRPASQHRA from the coding sequence TTGCATGAGATCGACCTGCTCCGCATCATCGCGGCGATGGCGGTCGTGCTCTACCACTACCTGTTCTCGGCGTACGCCGGCGACCATTCCGAGCTCGAGTTCCCGACCGGCGGGCTGATCGCGCGGTACGGCTATCTCGGTGTCGACTTGTTCTTCATGATCAGCGGATTCGTCGTCCTGCTCAGCGCGTGGAACCGCAAACCAAAGGCCTTCGTCGTTTCGCGGGTCGTGCGGCTCTATCCGGCGTACTGGATCGCGGTGACGCTAACGGCGGTCGTATCGGTGTTGTTCAGCCAGGGCCGGTTTCCGGTGGGAGCCGTGCAGTACGTCGCGAATCTGACGATGTTCAACTCGCTGCCCAATATCGAGAACGTCGACGTCGTCTACTGGACGCTGTGGGCAGAGCTGCGCTTCTACATGATCATTTTCGTGCTGACGCTGATCGGCATCACCAAGACGCGCGTCACGATCGCCTTGTGGGCTTGGCTCGGACTGACCTTCGTGTACCAAACCGGCGTACTGCCGTCGGCCGCGGATCTCGTGCTGAACACCCAGTTCTCGCACTACTTCATCGCCGGCATGGCGTTGTGCATGATCTACCGCTTCGGCATGAGTTTGCAGGCCGGCGCGATCATCGCGATCTGCCTGGGCAATGCGGTCTATCGGGCGATGGAGTTCTCCGACGCGGTCCAGAACCGGTATAGCGCCGAGATCCACAACGGCGTCGTCGTCGCGATCATCGTGCTGATCTTCCTCGTCCTGACGCTGGTCGCGCTGAAGCTGACCCACCGCTTCGCCCGTCCCTGGTTCGTCGTACTCGGAGCGCTCACCTACCCGCTCTACCTGATCCACGCGCACATCGGCTTCATCATCTTCGAACGCCTCGGCACCCACCTGAACCGCTACCTCCTCGTCACCCTCACCGTCCTGGTGATGCTGGCCGCCGCCTACGCCATCAACCGCTTCGTCGAAACCCCCCTCGCCCCCCGCCTCAAAAAAGCCCTAGACCGCCTCACCTTCCGCCGCCCCGCCTCCCAACACCGCGCCTAA
- a CDS encoding DUF5655 domain-containing protein, whose amino-acid sequence MWVCVRCGRDFANRNQTHTCAPLHELDDHFAGKAVVVRETFDRVVEEVRRLGPVDVLSEKTRIALHHGMSFAAFVPRKNWLDGHVVLAERLESPRFRRIDVYSVGNVVHVFRLADPVEVDAEFVAWLVTAYRKAARHVTG is encoded by the coding sequence ATGTGGGTCTGCGTGCGTTGCGGACGCGATTTCGCCAACCGGAATCAGACGCACACGTGCGCGCCGCTGCACGAGCTCGACGACCACTTCGCGGGCAAGGCGGTCGTCGTGCGCGAGACCTTCGACCGCGTGGTCGAAGAGGTACGGCGCTTGGGCCCGGTCGACGTACTGTCGGAGAAGACGCGGATCGCCTTGCACCACGGGATGAGCTTCGCCGCGTTCGTACCCCGGAAGAACTGGCTGGACGGGCACGTCGTACTGGCCGAACGCCTGGAAAGCCCACGGTTCCGGCGGATCGACGTCTACTCGGTGGGCAATGTCGTGCACGTGTTCCGGCTGGCCGACCCGGTTGAGGTAGACGCCGAATTCGTCGCGTGGCTCGTGACCGCCTATCGGAAGGCCGCCCGTCACGTCACCGGCTAG
- the dapB gene encoding 4-hydroxy-tetrahydrodipicolinate reductase has protein sequence MTIKVGVLGAKGKMGSQTCQAVEDAADCELVARLDQGDDLRQLVDAGAEVVVDFTRPEVVMDNLAFCIDQGIHAVVGTTGFDAARLDTLRTQLASKPDVGVLIAANFSIGAVLMMRFAAQAARFYESVEIIELHHPDKVDAPSGTARRTAELIADARREAGSPPVPDATTQELPGARGADVEGIRVHGVRLRGLIAHQEVLFGDTGETLTIRHDSLHRESFMAGVLVGVRRVAGAPGLTVGLEHFLDL, from the coding sequence ATGACGATCAAGGTGGGCGTGCTCGGGGCCAAGGGAAAGATGGGGTCCCAGACCTGCCAGGCGGTGGAGGACGCGGCGGACTGTGAGCTGGTCGCCCGGCTCGACCAGGGCGACGACCTGCGCCAACTCGTCGACGCGGGCGCCGAGGTGGTGGTGGACTTCACCCGGCCCGAAGTGGTGATGGACAACCTCGCCTTCTGCATCGACCAGGGCATCCATGCGGTCGTCGGCACCACCGGATTCGACGCGGCCCGGCTGGACACGTTGCGGACCCAGCTGGCCTCGAAACCGGACGTCGGCGTACTCATCGCCGCCAACTTCTCCATCGGCGCCGTGCTGATGATGCGCTTCGCCGCCCAGGCCGCCCGGTTCTACGAGTCGGTCGAGATCATTGAGCTGCACCACCCGGACAAGGTCGACGCCCCGTCCGGCACCGCACGCCGTACGGCGGAGCTCATCGCCGACGCCCGTCGCGAGGCGGGCAGCCCGCCCGTGCCGGACGCGACCACGCAGGAGTTGCCGGGGGCGCGTGGTGCCGATGTTGAGGGGATTCGCGTCCACGGGGTGCGGTTGCGAGGGTTGATCGCGCATCAGGAGGTGCTGTTCGGCGACACGGGGGAGACGTTGACCATCCGGCACGACTCCCTGCACCGGGAGTCGTTCATGGCCGGCGTGCTTGTCGGCGTACGGCGGGTCGCTGGCGCGCCGGGTTTGACCGTCGGTCTCGAGCACTTCCTGGATCTGTGA
- a CDS encoding NUDIX hydrolase — MTQSSWTVEPPPSASVTGTLSAAGVLLTDEHDRILMVSNPYREGLVLPGGGIEFDESPAQAAEREVEEELGLVVCVTRLLAVHHRTDPVQPAVTLYVFDADPIPSGTPLVLQPGEITETFWLTPAEAIRQHAFRGQLRLEAALQARATNQTIYLDDNHTLPGD; from the coding sequence ATGACGCAAAGCAGCTGGACTGTCGAGCCGCCACCGAGCGCTTCTGTCACGGGCACGCTGTCCGCGGCGGGGGTATTGCTGACCGACGAGCACGACCGGATTCTGATGGTGTCCAACCCGTACCGGGAGGGCCTGGTGCTGCCGGGGGGCGGGATCGAGTTCGACGAGTCGCCCGCACAGGCGGCGGAGCGTGAGGTGGAGGAGGAGCTCGGCCTGGTCGTGTGTGTCACGCGCCTGCTGGCGGTGCACCACCGGACCGATCCGGTCCAGCCCGCGGTCACGCTGTACGTGTTCGACGCCGACCCGATTCCGAGTGGTACTCCGCTGGTGCTGCAGCCGGGCGAGATCACCGAGACCTTCTGGCTGACGCCGGCCGAGGCCATCCGCCAGCATGCTTTCCGGGGGCAGCTCCGGCTCGAGGCGGCGCTTCAGGCCCGTGCTACCAACCAGACCATCTATCTGGACGACAACCACACCTTGCCTGGCGACTGA
- a CDS encoding ATP-binding protein, translating into MDDAHGATFGDLLRRHRRDAGLSQEGLAERAGLSVDAIAALERGRRRAPRAHTLRLLFDALGLGASDRAQLTTVAQRQGDVQRSSLRPPPVPADELVGRAADLAQTTRLLGEGRTRLLTLTGPGGIGKTRLGLATARAVAPRFDEGVCWIPLASLTNVVTAIGAALGLPPLEGERALEEAADQLGRRSLLLVLDNCEHVLPDVAKVCVALLERCPQVAILATSRELLRVPGETVHLVPPLGLPRDDWPEERLGDSAAVQLFVDRASARGQVGLDRVEQVARVVRRLEGMPLAIELAAARTNVLTMEELATELEDSYAILTGGSSTASPRQQSLRAAIAWSHELLTPSERDLFATSAVFAGGWPLAALAAVATGRTDPGPLERAEVLDLTSRLVDKSLVRVHRERGTARYDMLAVIREFAMTQLEQDGRYDEVARRHAGFYIALVEEAEHHLRGPNQGDWLNRLNLDLDNLRAAMAWALRADATAEAMRLAGGLWLFCYLRGYYAEGAEWLEQALKLAEQDGTSESLTSYKGKALVGAGMLAFLQCEYDMAIERLEAALALYRELEDEAGTALVLQRLGGVARERGEYEKAEALYRQSLEIAERLGDRSSQAWARNHLGFVAWLKGDLAGGTEWCREARNDFRTLGDGEGLAWSLISLGAIAQYGGDLPGAETLLQESLALSQRLGYREGVAWSLNQLGIVERRRGRAGRAVQLLDESLAEHQDLGDRWRSASVLEELATVVRQRGQPSYAAFLLGAAGGIREVIRAPVPLVEEADHAATRAAVQAELDPGDLAAARAAGRAVPLHSVTDGYPAITDPPDR; encoded by the coding sequence ATGGACGACGCTCATGGCGCGACGTTTGGCGACCTGCTTCGTCGGCATCGACGTGATGCCGGGTTGTCGCAGGAGGGTTTGGCCGAGCGAGCCGGGTTGAGCGTAGACGCGATCGCTGCGCTGGAGCGCGGGCGGCGCCGGGCGCCCCGGGCTCATACCTTGCGCCTGTTGTTCGACGCATTGGGGCTGGGGGCGAGTGATCGCGCGCAGCTCACCACCGTCGCGCAGCGGCAGGGGGACGTCCAACGGTCCAGCCTCCGCCCGCCGCCCGTACCGGCTGACGAGTTGGTCGGCCGCGCCGCCGACCTAGCCCAGACCACCCGCCTGCTCGGCGAAGGCCGTACGCGCCTCCTCACCCTCACCGGACCCGGCGGTATCGGTAAGACCCGGCTGGGCCTCGCCACCGCCCGGGCCGTCGCGCCGCGGTTCGACGAGGGCGTGTGCTGGATCCCCCTCGCCTCCCTGACGAATGTCGTTACCGCCATCGGCGCCGCGCTCGGCCTGCCGCCGTTGGAGGGGGAGCGAGCGCTCGAGGAGGCGGCGGACCAGCTCGGCCGGCGGAGTCTGCTGCTGGTGCTGGACAACTGCGAGCACGTCCTGCCCGACGTGGCGAAGGTTTGCGTGGCCCTGCTCGAGCGCTGTCCCCAAGTCGCCATCCTGGCCACCAGCCGGGAGCTCCTCCGCGTGCCTGGCGAGACCGTGCACCTGGTGCCGCCGCTCGGGCTGCCGCGGGACGACTGGCCCGAGGAACGGCTCGGCGATTCGGCGGCGGTGCAGTTGTTCGTCGACCGGGCGTCCGCGCGTGGGCAGGTCGGCCTGGACCGGGTCGAACAGGTCGCCCGAGTCGTACGTCGACTGGAGGGGATGCCGCTCGCGATCGAGCTGGCCGCCGCCCGGACGAACGTGCTGACCATGGAGGAGCTGGCCACCGAGCTGGAGGACTCGTACGCCATCCTGACCGGCGGGTCGAGCACGGCCTCACCCCGCCAGCAGTCGTTGCGGGCGGCCATCGCCTGGAGCCACGAGCTGCTGACGCCATCCGAGCGCGACCTGTTCGCGACCAGCGCGGTCTTCGCGGGCGGCTGGCCGTTGGCCGCGCTCGCCGCCGTCGCGACCGGGCGGACCGATCCCGGGCCGTTGGAGCGGGCCGAGGTGCTCGACCTGACCAGCCGGCTGGTCGACAAGTCGCTCGTGCGGGTCCATCGCGAACGTGGCACCGCGCGGTACGACATGCTCGCCGTCATCCGCGAGTTCGCGATGACCCAGCTCGAACAGGACGGCCGGTACGACGAGGTGGCTCGCCGCCATGCCGGGTTCTACATCGCCCTGGTGGAAGAGGCCGAGCACCATCTGCGCGGGCCGAACCAGGGTGACTGGCTGAACCGGCTCAACCTCGACCTGGACAACCTCCGCGCGGCGATGGCGTGGGCGTTGCGCGCGGACGCGACCGCCGAGGCGATGCGGTTGGCGGGCGGGTTGTGGCTGTTCTGCTACCTGCGCGGGTATTACGCGGAAGGCGCCGAGTGGCTGGAGCAAGCGCTCAAACTGGCCGAACAAGACGGCACCAGCGAGAGCCTCACGTCGTACAAAGGTAAGGCGTTGGTCGGCGCGGGCATGCTCGCGTTCCTCCAGTGCGAGTACGACATGGCTATCGAGCGTCTCGAGGCCGCGCTCGCGTTGTACCGCGAGCTGGAGGACGAGGCCGGTACGGCGCTGGTGCTGCAGCGCCTCGGTGGCGTGGCCCGCGAGCGTGGTGAGTACGAAAAGGCTGAGGCGTTGTACCGGCAGAGCCTCGAGATCGCGGAAAGACTGGGCGATCGATCGAGTCAGGCGTGGGCGCGCAACCACCTCGGGTTCGTGGCGTGGTTGAAGGGCGATCTCGCCGGCGGGACCGAATGGTGCCGCGAGGCGCGGAACGACTTCCGCACGCTGGGCGATGGCGAAGGCCTGGCGTGGTCGCTGATCAGCCTCGGGGCCATCGCGCAGTACGGCGGTGACCTGCCCGGCGCCGAGACGTTGTTGCAGGAGAGCCTCGCGCTGTCGCAACGCCTGGGCTATCGCGAAGGCGTGGCGTGGTCGCTGAACCAGCTCGGCATCGTCGAACGGCGTCGCGGCCGGGCCGGCCGGGCCGTACAGCTGCTGGACGAGAGCCTCGCGGAGCACCAGGACCTGGGGGATCGCTGGCGCTCCGCGAGTGTCCTTGAGGAGCTCGCCACTGTGGTCCGGCAGCGTGGGCAGCCGTCGTACGCCGCCTTCCTGCTCGGTGCCGCGGGCGGCATCCGGGAAGTGATCCGGGCCCCCGTCCCCTTGGTCGAGGAAGCCGATCACGCGGCCACGCGGGCCGCGGTCCAGGCCGAACTCGATCCTGGCGACCTGGCAGCCGCTCGTGCGGCGGGCCGGGCCGTCCCTCTCCATTCCGTAACGGACGGGTATCCGGCGATCACCGATCCGCCCGATCGGTGA
- a CDS encoding acyltransferase family protein, whose translation MSERRVAWADVAKGVCILLVVLWHVIMKHYLQIDWRISTPVPGVWGKVSEQLLPLRMPLFFTISGLFAVNAVRRPWPVLARTRVAKFAYLYALWLVIHTAVLAFVPDFGTERATNALQFLAQLTITPSNLWYLYALAVYFVIAKLVRDLPPALVLAAAFALSAITAAGLLDTPGNRGGVYQNLVFFLGGMYGKSVVERLAAKASWARLVAIGVPYAFLLGLIAVFDAKTWFGIWPLAGVVAVALGVTAAGLITRWAALTRGLAKLGGKTLPIYVLHMPLLALTHAVLIGPLSSVGPGVQWAVAVFEPVVLTAFLVWLCTWLRRFLPRALFDLTAPTAMSREGRPAAVRSR comes from the coding sequence ATGTCGGAACGGCGGGTGGCGTGGGCGGACGTCGCAAAAGGCGTGTGCATTCTGCTGGTGGTGCTTTGGCACGTGATCATGAAGCACTATCTGCAGATCGACTGGCGGATCTCGACACCGGTTCCGGGCGTATGGGGCAAGGTCAGCGAACAGCTGCTGCCGTTGCGAATGCCCTTGTTCTTCACGATCTCCGGGCTGTTCGCGGTCAATGCGGTACGTCGTCCGTGGCCGGTGCTGGCGCGGACCCGGGTCGCCAAGTTCGCCTATCTGTACGCGCTCTGGCTGGTAATTCATACGGCCGTTCTCGCGTTCGTGCCGGATTTCGGAACTGAGCGGGCCACTAATGCGCTGCAATTCCTGGCACAGTTGACGATCACGCCGTCGAACCTCTGGTATCTCTACGCCCTCGCGGTGTACTTCGTGATCGCCAAACTGGTTCGCGACCTACCACCCGCACTGGTATTGGCGGCGGCCTTCGCGTTGTCCGCGATCACGGCAGCGGGCCTTCTCGATACACCGGGTAATCGCGGCGGGGTTTACCAGAACCTGGTCTTCTTCCTCGGCGGGATGTACGGCAAATCCGTGGTCGAGCGGTTGGCGGCCAAGGCCAGTTGGGCTCGGTTGGTCGCTATCGGCGTGCCCTATGCGTTCTTGCTCGGGCTGATCGCGGTGTTCGACGCGAAGACCTGGTTCGGGATCTGGCCGTTGGCCGGCGTGGTCGCCGTCGCGTTGGGAGTGACCGCGGCCGGGCTGATCACCCGATGGGCCGCGTTGACTCGCGGGCTGGCCAAGCTCGGCGGCAAGACGTTGCCGATCTACGTGCTGCATATGCCGTTGCTGGCCTTGACGCACGCCGTACTGATCGGGCCGCTTTCGTCGGTTGGCCCCGGCGTTCAATGGGCTGTCGCGGTGTTCGAGCCCGTCGTACTGACCGCGTTCCTGGTTTGGCTTTGCACTTGGCTGCGTCGGTTCTTGCCCAGGGCCCTCTTCGACCTGACGGCCCCCACGGCGATGAGCCGTGAGGGCCGTCCGGCAGCAGTCAGAAGCCGCTGA
- a CDS encoding LuxR family transcriptional regulator: MTSRPASATSVVDACQRALGLALRRETEAAFDLLDTTIAAADTAADTVRHLTESIFLVARWTGDYRRGVEILRRMLERADDPTTRGWITVRMAILAGAAEDTELTAAALGDFTIAGDDAGQAMSMLTMAFPKSDLLPSAAFRLELVDAARAVGERLADPVIVARADGAQAALLTYEGDNDAADAAYRRVWEPFRVGSPLLSSEVANVVLNHSLALLSWGRLREVDEVWDRTRHIVTGPRNRDWHALIRATAMIHLGQYRAARDVVAPLTNASEEVAAFGTVLNVAAGLELSATAPDLDLAAESELLEGRSMQLGAMARSTQAALRAVRGEPRPHRDLGPTLRRLAASRPRFGWDCIAVTLAELAPGEADEVLTDMWDFWPAGPRPAVQRLFTETLIGRNDPYPSFVEVADRFEANGEFHSAARAMAHASRVAPSGGESLVAHRRALDLYRLTDAERSMANLLRDRRIRREPGSPTIPESQRHAVNAGLTTRERQVTELAAEGLTGREIALNLGISQGTVRNHLQHAREKLGGLSKRDFTRFK, encoded by the coding sequence GTGACGAGCCGGCCGGCCTCAGCGACATCTGTCGTGGATGCGTGCCAGCGCGCCCTCGGCCTGGCGTTGCGACGCGAGACCGAGGCCGCCTTCGATCTGCTGGACACCACCATCGCCGCCGCCGACACCGCGGCCGACACCGTGCGCCACCTCACCGAGAGCATCTTCCTGGTCGCGCGGTGGACGGGCGACTACCGGCGGGGAGTGGAGATCCTGCGGCGCATGCTCGAGCGCGCCGACGACCCGACGACCCGCGGCTGGATCACGGTCCGGATGGCCATTCTGGCCGGAGCGGCGGAGGACACCGAGCTGACGGCCGCCGCGCTCGGCGACTTCACCATCGCGGGGGACGATGCGGGCCAGGCGATGTCCATGCTCACCATGGCCTTCCCCAAGAGCGACCTGTTGCCGAGCGCGGCCTTCCGACTCGAACTCGTCGACGCGGCCCGCGCGGTCGGCGAGCGGCTCGCGGACCCCGTCATCGTCGCCCGAGCCGACGGCGCCCAAGCGGCCCTGCTCACGTATGAGGGTGACAACGACGCCGCCGACGCCGCCTACCGCCGGGTCTGGGAGCCCTTTCGCGTCGGGTCGCCGCTGCTGTCGAGCGAGGTCGCCAACGTCGTGCTGAACCACTCCCTCGCACTCCTGTCGTGGGGCCGCTTGCGCGAGGTCGACGAGGTCTGGGATCGAACCCGCCATATCGTCACCGGCCCGCGCAACCGAGACTGGCATGCCCTCATCCGGGCGACCGCGATGATCCACCTCGGCCAGTACCGGGCCGCCCGTGACGTCGTCGCACCGTTGACGAACGCGAGCGAGGAGGTCGCGGCGTTCGGCACCGTCCTCAACGTGGCCGCCGGTCTGGAGCTCTCGGCGACCGCACCCGATCTCGACCTCGCCGCGGAGTCGGAACTCCTCGAGGGACGGAGCATGCAACTCGGCGCGATGGCGCGAAGCACCCAAGCCGCGCTCCGCGCAGTTCGCGGCGAACCGCGACCGCACCGCGACCTCGGTCCCACCCTTCGACGCCTGGCCGCGAGCAGGCCACGCTTCGGGTGGGACTGCATCGCCGTCACCTTGGCCGAACTCGCTCCCGGCGAAGCCGACGAGGTGCTGACGGACATGTGGGACTTCTGGCCCGCCGGGCCGCGCCCCGCAGTCCAGCGACTGTTCACCGAGACACTGATCGGCCGGAACGACCCCTACCCGTCCTTCGTCGAGGTGGCGGACCGGTTCGAGGCCAACGGGGAGTTCCATTCGGCGGCGCGTGCCATGGCGCACGCATCCCGGGTCGCGCCATCAGGAGGCGAGTCGCTTGTCGCCCACCGGCGGGCACTGGACCTGTACCGGCTGACCGACGCTGAGCGCAGCATGGCCAATCTCCTCCGCGATCGGCGCATCCGTCGCGAGCCCGGGTCACCGACGATCCCCGAGAGCCAGCGGCACGCCGTCAATGCGGGCCTCACCACGCGAGAGCGCCAGGTCACCGAGCTCGCCGCCGAGGGCCTGACCGGCCGAGAGATCGCGTTGAACCTGGGCATCAGCCAAGGCACAGTCCGCAACCACCTGCAACACGCTCGGGAGAAGCTCGGCGGCCTCTCCAAACGGGACTTCACCCGATTCAAGTAG
- a CDS encoding alpha/beta hydrolase, translating to MKFRALAASLGAGVLALTFVSGPGAVSASADLIVTVQPTRTIVAERYLEQELSWRKCGEPALRTQCALVTVPRDWSNQSAGVDLEVAISKVAPKKGKPSRIVVGNPGGPGAPGLGMAPFLASRPALAKGHLAVGFDPRGTGDSTTITCDGSPLFTMDARDRDGDNLDLIADAAELTSTYCERQSRGLLPYITTEQTVKDLDLVRALLGFEQLDFIGYSGGTWLGAYYQTYFPEHVGRFVLDSNTDFTQPWQHTFEAQPEAFERRFREDFAGWAARYHAQLRLGKTAEQVVRFYERLRAKLKQEPAVESFLDGMIKVTYDQNTLDGMIANSMYSKLDFQTLAEDMRFINDLRDTMAKKGRKATQRKVDALPDVVQKAHAKRAQRAMSRRSGPVLPLAEDSSNSTFFAITCNDTEWPQGQGHADDVSAELGPQYPLLGWSANENPCYYWDRPSLDMPVPDGEGLPTTLMVQSDHDPATNASLAVEAHEQYAGSRLVRVAGEGDHGIYGGINPCVDKVVDAFLTTGRSPVTDVVCQGTGIPAPRKHEPEPEVAAARTAAVTGYPLARIADYTNSLSGF from the coding sequence ATGAAGTTCCGTGCCCTGGCCGCAAGCCTCGGTGCCGGTGTTCTCGCGCTCACGTTCGTCTCGGGTCCGGGTGCCGTTTCGGCGTCCGCCGACCTGATCGTCACGGTCCAGCCGACGCGGACCATCGTGGCCGAACGTTATCTGGAGCAGGAGTTGAGCTGGCGGAAGTGCGGGGAGCCGGCGCTGCGGACGCAGTGCGCGCTGGTGACCGTTCCCCGCGACTGGAGCAACCAGAGCGCCGGTGTCGATCTCGAGGTCGCGATCAGCAAGGTCGCGCCGAAGAAGGGCAAGCCGAGCCGGATCGTGGTCGGCAATCCCGGTGGTCCCGGTGCGCCTGGTCTGGGCATGGCGCCGTTCCTGGCGAGCCGGCCGGCGCTGGCCAAGGGTCACCTCGCGGTCGGGTTCGACCCGCGCGGCACCGGTGACAGTACGACGATCACCTGCGACGGCTCGCCGTTGTTCACGATGGACGCGCGCGATCGCGACGGGGACAACCTCGACCTGATCGCGGACGCGGCCGAATTGACCAGCACCTACTGCGAGCGCCAGTCGCGCGGCCTGCTGCCGTACATCACCACCGAGCAGACCGTGAAGGACCTCGACCTGGTCCGGGCGTTGCTCGGGTTCGAGCAGCTCGACTTCATCGGGTACTCGGGCGGCACCTGGCTCGGCGCGTACTACCAGACGTACTTCCCCGAGCACGTCGGTCGCTTCGTGCTCGACTCGAATACCGACTTCACCCAGCCGTGGCAGCACACCTTCGAGGCACAGCCGGAGGCGTTCGAGCGCCGCTTCCGCGAGGACTTCGCCGGCTGGGCCGCCCGCTACCACGCGCAGCTCAGGCTCGGGAAGACCGCCGAACAGGTCGTCCGGTTCTACGAGCGGCTGCGCGCGAAGCTGAAGCAGGAGCCCGCGGTCGAGTCGTTCCTCGACGGCATGATCAAGGTGACGTACGACCAGAACACGCTCGACGGCATGATCGCGAACTCGATGTACTCCAAGCTGGACTTCCAGACGCTGGCCGAGGACATGCGCTTCATCAACGACCTGCGCGACACGATGGCCAAGAAGGGTCGAAAAGCAACACAGCGCAAGGTCGACGCGTTGCCGGACGTCGTACAGAAGGCGCATGCCAAGCGGGCGCAGCGGGCGATGAGCCGTCGGTCCGGGCCGGTGCTGCCGCTCGCCGAGGACTCGTCGAACTCGACGTTCTTCGCGATCACCTGCAACGACACCGAATGGCCGCAAGGTCAGGGCCACGCCGATGACGTCTCCGCCGAGCTCGGCCCGCAGTACCCACTGCTGGGCTGGAGTGCCAACGAGAACCCCTGCTACTACTGGGATCGCCCCAGCCTGGACATGCCCGTGCCGGATGGCGAAGGCCTGCCGACGACGTTGATGGTCCAGTCCGACCACGACCCGGCGACCAACGCGTCGCTGGCGGTCGAGGCTCACGAGCAGTACGCCGGTTCGCGGTTGGTCCGGGTCGCCGGTGAGGGTGACCACGGCATCTACGGTGGGATCAACCCGTGCGTGGACAAGGTGGTCGACGCGTTCCTGACCACGGGCCGCTCCCCCGTTACCGACGTTGTCTGCCAGGGCACGGGCATTCCCGCGCCGCGCAAGCACGAGCCGGAGCCCGAGGTCGCGGCAGCCCGTACGGCGGCCGTCACCGGCTACCCGCTGGCCCGCATCGCGGATTACACGAACTCCCTCAGCGGCTTCTGA